The segment TGACACCTTTCTCAGCAAGATCACGCCAATTCTCCATCCCAAATTACTGCCGTTACATCATCTCTGAGTATCGAAAAATTCTAAGGGTAAttctcataaataaaaattccttCTCTTCTCAAAATCCTAGCTAGCTAGCATATTCTGTTCTGCAAGTTAGATTATTAAttgtctcaaaattttttaattatttgaatatagtaaatttaattatttaattttatacttCTAACATTGCATGCATATAAGTGAGTTTGTTGCTTTACgttgagaaaattgagttttggatgAATACATCTGGGGGAGTGTTGAATTATTTACGAAATAAATGTTTGGTGGGTGAGGACCTAGTAGTGTTTAATTGTTTCATAGATATGGTACACACATCGAAGACTTGTCAGAGATggaggaccttttttttttctaaaaaccaTGCATGCAATTGGGGCCACATTTTGGTCAACTAGCAGGGGAAGAAAGACCACAATAAGTGTACGTAGACTGTAgaagcattaattttttttcacaattacaGATGATAATACCACCTCCTtatatttaaaagaattaaaaaaaaaaaaaaaaaaacaaaaacaaaaacaaaaaaacttctTTTGATCTTTCGCTATCCCCCTGGATTAAAGACCCTGGAAAACCCACTTCCCTTTATTGCCGTATCTCTGTGGCTGATCAATGTGGTTGATATGAAATCAATGTTCAGACTTGGTCAAATACCATATATCCAAAATCAAATTATtgaattcaattattttattttcttaagtgACTtactcccccctttttttttctttttttttttaaattttattttgaactcAACGATAGAAAACTTTTATTAAGATGCCAAATATAGTCATACAAGTAAAGCTAGTGCATACACTAGCGTAGGGGGGACATCCACTACATGCACTGTTGTCCCAAAGAAAGACCACAGATAGCTATATAAGACCAAGACTTACTCATTGTTATTGtaacattaattaatttctcaaaaaattaatttcttcatcttttattaatttaaaattttaaaataaataataatttattaagcTTTATGATATAAAGCATATATAAGCGATCTTGCATTCAATCttatatctattttatttttcatatttcataagttaaaaatgaattatCCTAAAATGATAAGTGataattcataatttattagttttcttTAATCGATTcccatatattttatttagttcAACTGgcataccaaaaaataaaaaatctaattatgaaatttgaaCTTCACCTAGtcacttacaccaaaaactaattaatgttttgatctgataaaaaaaaaaaaagggcataaTTCATACAAGTgtgttatatttaaaatttattaaaacttaCAAGTGCtcaattgtaaaataaatgaaatttactTTAAACCAAAAATAGTTCAGCAAATTCTTAATTAGAACCTCTCTatcttattgaaaaaaaaaatcccttatgcatgtttggattttgttcttttttatttaatcatttattattttgtttgggcCCTTTGGTGGGGATTGTTTTCTCACCCATTTGTGAAAGTGTAGAGTCTGTACGAGCTGGGAGCCCGTAGAGTAATGGTGACAGGAACTGGGCCACTGGGTTGTGTACCAGCAGAGCTAGCCATGAGGAGCAGAAATGGGGAATGTGTACCAGAGTTACAACAGGCTGCAGGAATTTTTAACCCGGAGCTCGCCCAAATGATTCAACAACTCAACAGTGAACTAGGCTCAAATGTCTTTATTTTTGCCAATGCCTTCAATATGAACTTGAACATCATCACCAACCCCCAAGCATATGGTTTGTTTTCCTAATTAATTTGCACCCTTCCCCTCCCCTCTCATATATATAGTAACATTAGTATATTACTGACACAAAAAAAGGTCACAACTATTTCacaacatatttttaaaatactcGACCACCTCATCACACATGACCTActataatgtgaaattttaaattttatattagttaTTTGCTGATGATGTGAACTTTTATTCTGTAACTAGCATATTAttttacacatatatatttatcagAAGATTCAGTACATCCTCCTCGTGTATATATTAGTTTAATTATAATCGTTCTACATTTATATCATGtatcactaccaaaaaaaaaaaaatacttaaccTCCTTAgacctttttattcttttgggtttttcatactttttttcaagggttttgatcctcaaaaaaaaaaaaaaaaaaaaaaaaaaaaaaacaccaaacctTTTTTGTGGTGTACGGTCCTGGCCCTCCTGTGTCCGGACCTTGAAGAAGGCCACGCAACCAATGAAACTTGTAGAATTTTCACGTcatttggtataaaaaaaaattgtaaaaaaaaaaaatcatttttaagatAAAAGTATTCCCCTAATATCAAAgggttattttcaaattaaattctctctcttcaaccTAGCTATAAAAGAGGTTGGCGAAAATATATTGACAGGTGTATATACAAATAATACAATATAGTTTATTGGCAGTTAATACTTGCAACGTAGCTACAGTACAAAGATCaataggttttttattttttatgttttaaaaaaatttattttatttaaaggtCGATAGTTTTGGGTGATCATGAAAAAGACTAGAACGtttcaaaaaatagtaaaaCTCATGAATATATCCTCTAAAAGAGAAACAATAATATAGGGAcccaataaactttttttttttttttaattccaattatTCAATCtctataatgattttttttttgggtggaaatGGAACTCATGAAAGTATTTgaaaagatgattttttttttttaatttatagtttgaattttcattaattcaagaatttaaaatattcagggtaaaatattattttaaatctaTTACATTAACCTTTATACCAaacaatttatataattttcaaaaattccttgattttaattCCCTAAATCCCAATGCATCCTATTATTTTGATTGGCCATATATCAGCAATTTGTGACATGGCTCTTATCTTTCTACTTCATTCTCCATGCATATTTGGTTGGGAAAATGAGTAATTAATTGTATGTTTCTCACTGGGTGGACCAGGTTTTGTTACATCAAAAGTAGCATGTTGTGGCCTAGGCCCCTACAATGGACTTGGAACATGCAATCCACTGTCAAACCTATGCCCAAACCGGAACACCTATGTGTTTTGGGATCCTTTCCATCCAACGGAGCGTGCAAACCGGCTCATTGTTCAGCAGATCATGACTGGTTCCACAGAGTACATGAACCCAATGAACCTGAGCACCATTATGGCCATGGACTCCAAGAACTAATAtctagtattattattatataactaATAATCttcaagaaattatatatttaggtTCCAATGTACTTATTTTTCTGTGTCGATCTCTACTCTCTACCCCCTTGAATGCATGTTTGCTGGTGTGGATTATCAGTACAGTCTATAGGCAATAAGGTACAAGGCTCATATCTCAATTGTGcaactttttaaatataaatattgatgGACTTTGAGATGTGGTTCCTAGTAAATCTGCAACTTGTGGCAGTGCACTTATGCGGTACTTGTATTGTATCTGATTTTCTTGTGTTGCACAATCACGTCATATTATGTGGCTTGGTTGGAATTTGATTGTATAATGTTAATGTATTATTAATAGCTTGGTGAACCcttatttttcctatttcttATTATTCCTTTAAGGCTTTACTATATGAATTTACTAATTGGAAGAAAATAAAgttctttgaaattttgaacttCAAAGTCTATCCTTTTtgaagttaaaataaaaatgctagTTTGGTGAACCCTATGTATGTATAGATGCAATAATATTCATGTCTCTTATTTGTCTTATTTATGGGAGATGTATAGCAAGTGTATTCAAAGAAACCATTGATATATTGCCTGTTGATCATTTTCTTTTGTGATTTCTTTGGACCAATAaataagatagaaaaaaaaaaaaaaaaaaaaaaagatgagcaCGAAAGTTCGTCATTATATTTTGCCTATCATATAGttggtttcaattttgttatagATAATGCTATGTTTACAACAAATTAATCATAAGTGACAagctgttttttgttttaatttggaCTCACcattaaaaatactttttttattcactaataataatttatcacttaaaatttgttatgaaactTTTGGGAGCATAGTATTTCTCTTATGTTaaacatgttataattattGCCATCTATGC is part of the Quercus robur chromosome 9, dhQueRobu3.1, whole genome shotgun sequence genome and harbors:
- the LOC126698702 gene encoding GDSL esterase/lipase At4g28780-like, with translation MSSPRVIMLTLTIVLVVTVAPKAEAARAFFVFGDSLVDSGNNNYLATTARADSPPNGIDYPTHRPTGRFSNGLNLPDIISEQMGAERTLPYLSPQLTGQKLLVGANFASAGIGILNDTGIQFVNIIRIFRQFELFQQYQQRLRAQVGQAQAKRLVNDALVLITLGGNDFVNNYFLTPFSARSRQFSIPNYCRYIISEYRKILRSLYELGARRVMVTGTGPLGCVPAELAMRSRNGECVPELQQAAGIFNPELAQMIQQLNSELGSNVFIFANAFNMNLNIITNPQAYGFVTSKVACCGLGPYNGLGTCNPLSNLCPNRNTYVFWDPFHPTERANRLIVQQIMTGSTEYMNPMNLSTIMAMDSKN